The DNA sequence gggaatgaatgtatagaatgcggtggaggctggtgggaggagctataggaggactggctcattgtattggctggaagggaatgaatgtatagaatgcggtggaggctggtgggaggagctataggaggactggctcattgtattggctggaagggaatgaatgtatagaatgcggtggaggctggtgggaggagctataggaggactggctcattgtattggctggaagggaatgaatggaacagtatcaaatGGATCaagtgtttgactccgttccacctactccgtttcagccattacaatgagccaggTTTCTgaggctcctcccaccagcctccactgatggaaTGCAAAACAGACCTAATTGAGCTAGTTTCTGAAATGAAccgaaaccccatgttacccagaaccccatgttacccagaaccccatgttaccgaaaccccatgttacccaaacaccATGTTACCaacaccccatgttacccagaaccccatgttacccagaaccccatgttacccagaaccccatgttacccagaaccccatgttacccgaaccccatgttaccccaaaaccccatgttacccaaaaccccatgttacccaaaaccccatgttacccagaatcccatgttacccagaaccccatgttacccagaaccccatgttacccgaaccccatgttaccccaaaaccccatgttacccaaaaccccatgttacccaaaaccccatgttaccccatgttacccagaaccccatgttacccagaaccccatgttacccgaaccccatgttaccccaaaaccccatgttacccaaaaccccatgttacccaaaaccccatgttaccccatgttacccaaaaccccatgttacccagaaccccatgttaccagaaCCCCATGTTTCTCTGGTGGTAAAAACCAAACTAAATGAATAATGGTGGTTGCAGTCACTCCTTTTAGATTTCTTCCAAGGTTCTAGAAAGAGAAACTAATTCTGAACTTGTTATTAAAATTAGAACCACTTCAGGTTTGTCACCACATTTTAAACACCAGTCCACTGCTGACCATCGatttaaaacacaaaactgacctaagatcagcaTGTAGGGTCAGATTCATTCTACTCCTACTCCGTCCcctgggctgctctctcctctcccggtccagcttcagctctggagctcagagagaccatctccatggcattgacataaagatccatgctgctcaccctgttcactctcttctgcctcctggtgggctagggaggcacagcaccaacagtcagacatttactctctggtatctccattctctctccctccctctccccctctagtttaaatgacttgtaacgtctgagtaaatgtctttaccttgtagtacaggtaggaggaggtggtgatggCTGTCAGTAGGATCAGCAGCACTACAACGTGTCTGATGATGAAGGCTGGCAAGGGAGAGGCTGCAAACAGAAACACCTTTGATGAGGGGACTGATCATCATCACATAGATCTGTGGAAAATCTGTCAATGACAAAGTtataagtctggttcatgttcagttacctgtgatggtgagggagaggagctcactctcagaggagaagttatgagagaaaacataattgtcataaacacagctgtagttcccttggtgggagtcatctgcagcagggaagaggaaggcagcagagtgattgacagctggCTGGGTCTGGGTTCTGTTGGAGCCGGTGAACGTGAGGAGGAAGGAGCCTCCTGGGTACTGTGGCTGAGTGGAGCAGGTGATGGTGAAGTTGTAGCCCCTGAACATCTCGGGCCCCTGGTGGCCCCTGGAGACCCCTCCCATTGGGTCAGTCAGGAAGATATCAGGCTGGACCAGGAGATCTGTAACAATAAAAGAGAACAAGAAAAACCTCTTCAACTAGTTTCCTATAGATATGACAATAACATCAGCATGTAACAGTGCCAGccaccctccctcacagggcaacatgagtagtgtgcctacagtcactgagacaacatatgttgatatcaggctgaagcaggacatctggaacaagaggagagaaaaagaaaacgtagctcctcaactactttcctcatttagatgtgacaataatataataataataatatgaatgaaGGAAATCAGTTGAATATCACTgagtcactgagatcttcagtaagtccaatctactggcaatgtttgtctatggagattgcatggctgtgtgcttaattttaaacacctgtcagcaacaggtgtggctgaaatagccggatCCAcaaatgtccacatacttttggccatatagtgtgttttgttattacctgagcagatcactgtgagtccaggaCGGAGATCATACATTCTTCTACACTCCCTCAGTGAAGACTCAGACTCAGGACAGTAAACTctaatccctctagtggtgtttccAGGTAGTTCTGAAACATTGGAGCCACAACccagctgtctacacactactgcagcTACATCCCTCTGGTTCCAGCCAGCTCCCAcagtcctccactctccctggtcgtaccgctccactccaccagcacagcgactgcctcctcccaccagcctcacatcattaggctctgagaaaagaaaagagagagacagtaatcttactattttctcactaaaacacacctatattgtctctcatattcttcactccaggtgagaaacaatgttgattgagtgacaaactgtttcttacctgagcaggtgagtccaacaaCATTACCAGGTGGGCaggtgttgttctctctgtctgaggtgtcacagtccaggagaagggactctttgcctttacactggaactctttatcccaggtctgacccccaccttctccatagagccccccctgtagagctgcaggagccccacagccaacatccctacagactacctctgcatcctgccggtcaaagtcagcttcacacactgaggcccaggactgattggacttcacctccactctcccagagcagagaccagctccatccacaagccgcacagactctggagaaaaagagttggttgaacattcaatcagttttgttgatgacactgtcaaggactaaacacaaatatgttggataaaagattgtagtttgctatgtttgatactgtaagaggtagaaatgggttcttagtcactcaggatagggttgggaataatgcaggcaggagacaggaataagttcacttcactttatagaaaataaacagctggacatccatcaggcagcttcacttcagtaccatctgaactacaatgatctgcccatgaacatctcccataaaccaatatgacaaacacaaatataatgtttaaatacatctgacatctctccctctatttaaatgaaataaaaacacataaaacatgatacatggtaatattgtataatgtataaataaatctctCAATATGACCCGTCTCTTACCTGAACAGGTCACATGACGATAATATCCACCATCACAGACACCAGGTCCTCCTATGATGTCACACTGTCTAATAGAAGACTCATTTCCCCTGCATCTACTATATAGTCTGACTCCTATTCTTCCATCTTCAAACAGAGATCCTCTAGATTCAGCTACAGGATTCCCACAGTCCAGCTCTCTACACACAACATTAACCTCTCTCATCATGCTCCACCACCACCAAGAACATAGACTCAACCACTCTCCTTCATGGAAGGCTTCCACTGTCCCAGAACAGGAAGTGGTCCCATTCACCAGTCTGACTGAGAGTTCAGCtgtaaacagcagagaggaaaacacagtggtgaggacAGATGATGACTGATTCTGTTATTCTAACAGCAGTAATGCTTTGTGGTTGACAAGTATTAGTAGTTCCATAAAACACTACTTGTTATTGGGGTTTAGAATGGTTTGTATGGAGACATTAATTTCTCCAagtgggataataaagttgactaatattgaactgctataatcactgtagatttatactctacctacctggtggactgacgctttgagcctggagatttgaggagaaagagagagaaagagacagagagatagagagaaacaaaggagaaagggaggagtcagaggaagagagagacagaggttaaatGAACATCAACATGACCTTTCATGATGTGATGGGGAAGACAGGCTTATCATGAGGTTTCACATGTGTTTGGTTACATAGTGACCAATGTTCTTCTGAGGGATAAAACAACAAACATTAAGAGTGTTTACTTATCAGACCcacatatataataaatatactataatatactatattcttatgctttcagtactcacacatgaatcatatcctgtttgcaggtcatgtgttgttttgagccagcggtaaaaacacactgacaggacagttCATCTTATGGCCACTAGGTGGTAATCTGGTGTCACAGACGCAGGACTGGAGACTAGAAAGAAGCATtgtcccaattatctctcctttcccctaaagtgtgcacttgttccctTCACTGAAATGTCTGGTAAACTAAATATAGTGGAAATGCCCACCTGATAACAGAAGTGGGAGAGTCCTCTGAGTGGAACGGTGGGAGACAAACAgtacctcctctctcttctcttttcttcctctccccttctctcatcctcctctcctcccccttctcatcttctcctcgtctcttctcctcttctcccatcttctcctcctcttgccttctccccctctcctctcccccctctcctttcccagctactcccctatctctctctcctctctactcctctcccctctcctatcctcccctcctcctctcctttcttctcctcttctctcccctcttctccccaatTATACTCGTCTCTTCTATCCCTCTACTCTTCTCCACTGTCtcatcttctccccctctcttctctccccccctctcttatcctcttctcgtctccccctcttttttccttttctgcccctcccctcccctctcctccactatcctcttccctcctctcctctcctctcctctcctcttccctctcctctcctcttccctctcctcccctctcctctcctttcctctcctctcctccccctttattccccctcttctccccctcttcccttctcctctcctacctACTCTtatccctctttcttctcctcttctccccctcccctcttctccccctctcttcgcctcctctattccccctcatcttctcccgctctcctctcccctctccccttctcctctcccctcctctccactatcctcccctctcctctttacccctcatctcctctcctcttctcccttgtctctcctcttccctctcctcttcttcccttttctctcctcttccacactctcctctcctctccctttattCCCCCtcgtctccccctcttcccttctcctctcctccctactcttatccctctttcttctcctctcctccccctctcctccccctctcctcccccgtctcgcacttctcccacctctcctcttctcaatcgtctcctcttctcactcgtctcctcttctcactcctctcctcttctcactcctctcctcttctccccgtctcctctccacttctacccctctcctctccctctcctattctcctcctctcctctcatctcctctcctctcatctccccttctccccctctctgcttcctccccctctcctcttctccccctctcctcacctcgtctccacccccttcttctcttctcctcctctccccctctcctcttctccacctctcctcttctccacctatcttcttctcccccctcttcttctcttctccccctctttacTCTTATTCTGTCCCACCTCatattctccccctctcctctcctcctctccccctctcctcttctcctcctctccacctctcctcttctccacctatcttctcctccccctctccacctcttcttctcttctcccccctctttacTCTTATTCTGCCCCACCTCatattcttctctccctctcttccccccatttctcctcttctacctcctctcctctccccctctcctctcctcctctcctcctctcctctccccctcttctcacaCTACATTGACACTCTCACAccaaacccacacacattcataaactacataggctacacacacacacacacacacacacacacacacacacacacttctgcatTGATCATTTACTTCTTCTgctctgttcgtgtgtgtgtgtgtgtgtgtgtgtgtgtgtgtgtgtgtgtgtgtgtagaaaacacatgttgactcaccctacttgtagagaaacaccaaagccatcctcctctttcatgtaTCCTACACGTCTATGACTCTGTCTTACAGGACTCCATTTTAGTTATTTTCTCCAAAggtacctggctaaaatgcttgctagctagcataaCTTCCTGACATGGGCAACGATGCGCCAAGCCAGCTAGTTAATTAGTCTACtacacctagctacagtacatattgaacttccatcctctcaggccagctagttaacattagtctactacatctagctacagtacatgttgaacttccatcctctcaggccagctagttaacattaacctactacatctagctacatgttgaacttccatcctctcaggccagctagttaacattagcctactacatctagctacagtacatgttgaacttccatcctctcaggccagctagttaacattaacctactacatctagctacagtacatgttgaacttccatcctctcaggccagctagttaacattaaccta is a window from the Oncorhynchus mykiss isolate Arlee unplaced genomic scaffold, USDA_OmykA_1.1 un_scaffold_85, whole genome shotgun sequence genome containing:
- the LOC110511350 gene encoding deleted in malignant brain tumors 1 protein-like, with the translated sequence MMRQATVVCRQQGCGNPVAASRGPLIEDGRIGVRLYSRCRGNESSTRQCDNRRGHGVCDGEYYHHVTCSESVRLVDGAGLCSGRVEVKSNQSWASVCEADFDRQDAEVVCGELGCGAPAALQGGLYGEGEGQTWDKEFQCKGKESRLLDCDTSDRKNNTCLPGNAVGLTCSEPNDVRLVGGGSRCAGGVERYDQGEWRTVGAGWNQRDVAAVVCRQLGCGSNVSELPGNTTRGIRVYCPESESSLRECRRMYDLRPGLTVICSDLLVQPDIFLTDPMGGVSRGHQGPEMFRGYNFTITCSTQPQYPGGSFLLTFTGSNRTQTQPAVNHSAAFLFPAADDSHQGNYSCVYDNYVFSHNFSSESELLS